In the Hordeum vulgare subsp. vulgare chromosome 7H, MorexV3_pseudomolecules_assembly, whole genome shotgun sequence genome, one interval contains:
- the LOC123409676 gene encoding protein MEMO1, with translation MERVRRASHAGSWYTNNASKLEEELDGWLSAAALTKSPDVRAVIAPHAGYSYSGRCAAYAFGNIDPTNISRVFLLGPSHHYYTPKCALTRATVYSTPIGDLPVDLEVIEELKATGKFEFMDLNVDEAEHSMEMHLPYLSKVFQGHNVKVVPILVGAVNSQSEAMYGQLLAKYVDDPKNFFSVSSDFCHWGSRFSYTYYDKNHGAIHKSIEALDRMGMEIIETGDPDAFKQYLQEYENTICGRHPISVLLHMLKHCLTKIKVGFVRYEQSSQCKSMRDSSVSYASAAAKVDSPAEEGRG, from the exons ATGGAGCGCGTGAGAAGGGCGTCGCATGCCGGCTCCTGGTACACCAACAACG CCAGCAAGCTGGAAGAGGAACTCGATGGTTGGCTCTCGGCAGCTGCTCTCACCAAGTCACCTGATGTTAGGGCCGTGATTGCACC CCATGCTGGCTATTCGTACTCAGGGCGCTGTGCAGCCTATGCTTTTGGCAACATTGATCCAACTAACAT TTCTCGGGTGTTTCTGCTCGGCCCATCTCATCACTACTATACTCCAAAATGTGCCCTGACAAGAGCTACTGTTTATAGCACCCCGATTGGGGATTTACCAGTAGACCTGGAAG TTATCGAGGAACTCAAAGCTACAGGAAAATTTGAATTTATGGACCTTAATGTGGATGAGGCTGAACATAGCATGGAAATGCATTTGCCTTACCTTTCTAAAGTATTTCAAGG ACATAATGTAAAAGTTGTACCTATCCTTGTTGGTGCTGTCAACTCCCAAAGTGAAGCCATGTATGGGCAGTTGCTCGCTAAATATGTGGATGATCCAAAGAACTTTTTTTCTGTCTCCTCAGACTTTTGCCACTGGGGATCTCG GTTTAGTTATACATACTATGACAAGAACCATGGTGCCATTCACAAATCAATCGAGGCATTGGACCGCATGGGCATGGAGATCATAGAGACTGGTGACCCCGACGCGTTCAAACAGTATCTTCAGGAGTATGAGAACACCATATGTGGACGCCATCCCATCAGTGTCCTTCTTCAT ATGTTGAAACACTGCTTGACGAAGATTAAGGTCGGGTTTGTTCGGTACGAGCAGTCGAGCCAATGCAAGAGCATGAGGGACAGCAGCGTCAGCTACGCATCTGCAGCGGCCAAGGTGGACTCACCTGCAGAAGAGGGTAGAGGTTGA